One genomic segment of Cherax quadricarinatus isolate ZL_2023a chromosome 73, ASM3850222v1, whole genome shotgun sequence includes these proteins:
- the LOC138854902 gene encoding zinc finger protein 551-like: MTSQINNIMQCMKTPSGKKPYQCSECLKDFSRKSRLIEHIRVHTQEKPYQCSDCLKDFSHKSTLIQHMRAHKQEKPYHCSECLKNFSLKSNLIRHMQIHSQEKPFHCTECLKDFSQKSTLIQHMRVHSQKKPYQCSECLKDFSQKSHLIQHMRVHSQKKPYQCSECLKQFLHKSTLIQHLRIHTQEKPYQCSECLKDFSHKSNLIQHMRIHSKEKIYQCSECLKAFSYKSNLIQHMRVHSQEKPYQCSKCLRDFSHKSSLVRHMRVHSQEKTCKL; the protein is encoded by the coding sequence ATGACTTCCCAGATAAATAACATAATGCAGTGTATGAAAACTCCCTCAGGAaagaagccatatcagtgttcagaatgtttaaAAGACTTTTCACGTAAATCACGTCTAATAGAACACATTAGAGTTCATActcaagaaaaaccatatcagtgctcAGATTGTTTAAAGGACTTTTCACATAAATCAACTCTAATACAACACATGAGAGCTCATAaacaagaaaaaccatatcattgttcagagtgtctaaagaATTTTTCACTTAAGTCAAATCTAATACGACACATGCAAAttcattcacaagaaaaaccatTTCATTGCACAGAGTGTTTAAAAGACTTTTCACAAAAATCAACTCTTATacaacacatgagagttcattcacaaaaaaagccatatcagtgttcagagtgtctaaaagacttttcacaaaaatcacatttaatACAACACATGCGAGTTCATTCACAAAAAAAGCCATATCAGTGTTCCGAGTGTTTAAAACAATTTTTGCATAAATCAACTCTAATACAACACTTGAGAATTCATacacaagaaaaaccatatcagtgttcagagtgtctaaaagaCTTTTCACATAAATCGAATCTAATACAACACATGAGAATTCattcaaaagaaaaaatatatcagTGTTCCGAGTGTCTAAAAGCCTTTTCATATAAATCAAATCTAATacaacacatgagagttcattcacaagaaaaaccatatcagtgttcaaagTGTTTAAGAGACTTTTCCCATAAATCAAGTCTAGTAcgacacatgagagttcattcacaagaaaaaACATGTAAATTGTAG